TCAATTCCTTAAGCGATGAGCAGATGCTGCAGGAGATCGCACCCGGCAAGAACCGCGCCATCTACCTGTTCGGCCATCTTCTCGTTGTGGATGACGCGATCATTCCACAGTTACGCCTGGGCGAGGCTCGTTTCGAATCCTTACGTGAAACGTTTGTGAAGCAGCCTGATGGCGCAGTTACCGATCTGCCTTCCATCGGGGAGCTGCGTCAGGGCTGGAAAGATACGCACGCTGAACTGACTGAGCTGCTCTCAAAGCTGACACCCTCGGAATGGCTGGAGCGCCACTCAGCCGTATCCGAAGAAGATTTCGCCAAAGAACCTCATCGCAACCGACTGGCCATTTTGCTGAGCAGAACCAGCCATCTCTCCTACCACGTCGGGCAATTGCTCCTACTTAAGAAATAACTTTAAGTATTAGCCTCAAGCATCTCATTCCAAAATCACAGGCTGTGGACTTTCGATATCGTCCCAGCCTGTGGAAAATCTACAGACCCATATAAAGCCCGAACTGCTAGACTCGGATGCAAGTTGGAGCAACCGGAGGCAGTGGGCAAATGATTCGTGTGGGGTTGGTTGGATTCGGCATGGCCGGGAAAGTCTTCCACGCGCCAATGATCACAGCAGTCGATGGACTGGAGCTGGCAGCAGTCGTTGAGCGGCATACCCGCAACGCCGAGCTGATGTATCCCGACATCACAACC
This DNA window, taken from Acidicapsa ligni, encodes the following:
- a CDS encoding DinB family protein produces the protein MTTELSNEQIFVKTAITAWEQWAARATKFFNSLSDEQMLQEIAPGKNRAIYLFGHLLVVDDAIIPQLRLGEARFESLRETFVKQPDGAVTDLPSIGELRQGWKDTHAELTELLSKLTPSEWLERHSAVSEEDFAKEPHRNRLAILLSRTSHLSYHVGQLLLLKK